TTTGCCACCATGAACGGCTGCTATAATCCCCAAAAAGGTCAGGAGAATGAGGCCCCGGACAAGGCCAGTCGGCCATTTTCAAAAAACCGTCGTGGCTTTGTGCTCTCAGAAGGGGCTGGGGCGGTGATACTCGCCACTAAAGAGTTTGCCCAGGCCCATGGTCTAGAATATGCCATTGAACTTGCCGGTTGGGGCATGACTTCAGATGCCCATCATTTTGTTGCCCCATATTTTGAGACAGTAAGGCAATGTATGGCTGATGCGATACACGATGCCGGAATTACCAGGCAGGATATTGATGCGGTCAATGCCCATGCCGCCTCCACCAGAGTTGGCGACAAGGTCGAATATGACGCTCTGCTGGATCTTTTCGATGGTGCGCTGCCGCCGATCTCTGCCAATAAGTCATTGATTGGCCATGCCATGGGGGCCTCCAGTGTGATTGAGTCCATTTTTGCTATGCATGGTATGCAGCATGATTGGTTGCTGCCGACCATCAACTACACACCTGACCCTGAAATGGTCCTGGATTGCGTCTCAGAGGGCAAACGGCAGCTTACCCAGGAGTTTGTTCTCAAAAATGCCTTTGGCTTTGGCGGCTGTAACTGCTGCGCTGTTTTCCGTAGGGTTTAATAAGGCAGACACTACCTATGAAAGCACCCAGAAATAGACGTGTATTTGTTATCGGTTACGGGGCCGCCACCCCCTTAGGGAACAGTTTTGCCAAAACATGGCAGGGGGCGGTCGAGGGGCGGGCCGGTTTCAAGAAAATAACAAAATGCGAAGTTACGACCAGAAGTAATATTGTCGGCCAAATTCCAGACTGGAATCCTGCCGATCTTGACTTTGTCAACCGCAAAGAGGCGGCAGTCTGGGATGCTGATTATGTTTTTCTGACCATGCAGGTCTGCCGTGAGGCTCTGGTAAATGCCGGTTTGGAAATGAACGCCGAAACCGGACCCAGAACCGCATGCCTGATAGGTTCAGCCTTAAACGGCACGGATTCATATCGAATTGCTATGGATAACTATGTGAATCGAGGTCCCTTGAAGGTCAGCCCCTACCTCCTGCCGAATTTATGCGCCAATTTACCGGCTGGCAAGGCTGGGATGCTGCTGGGCTTTAGCGGCCCGATTTTTTCGCCCCAGGGAGCTTGTGCCTCTGCTAATCACGCAATCGGCATC
This genomic interval from Desulfobulbaceae bacterium contains the following:
- a CDS encoding beta-ketoacyl-[acyl-carrier-protein] synthase family protein, with translation MGLKKAVILGYDAISPLGSDLESQWQKALDGESGIGPLSRFATGDDFPVHIAGQVPDIDDEPYPFLSARHQASWSSPVFKYSMLSVTRALCRSKIEITPDLSPRVAVTYSSAIGGVDAVLKADRRLMAENKLPHPYTNPNACINMVGGKIAIQTKARGPITSTITACATGLSSMVIGAMFLAQGRADVAICGAVDFALVEPIVAGFATMNGCYNPQKGQENEAPDKASRPFSKNRRGFVLSEGAGAVILATKEFAQAHGLEYAIELAGWGMTSDAHHFVAPYFETVRQCMADAIHDAGITRQDIDAVNAHAASTRVGDKVEYDALLDLFDGALPPISANKSLIGHAMGASSVIESIFAMHGMQHDWLLPTINYTPDPEMVLDCVSEGKRQLTQEFVLKNAFGFGGCNCCAVFRRV